A genomic segment from Nodularia sphaerocarpa UHCC 0038 encodes:
- a CDS encoding Pvc16 family protein translates to MLIFVVQTLAEILAGGTSLTSTEQIDFSHPIHRREEGAGPTLNLYVYDLRESKQIQHSGKQVERKLTSDLQPATINWSPSWFDVSILLTAWDRTALGEHHLLSEALNVLLRHRSLREDFLVPELRGYGNLSMTVALDPPIEIGSLWSALNVPLRTGLYLTVTVPFEPQATVVPLVWERIFNLHNQNHANGHNSVVSRRVAIAGIVKSAVDNQPLLEATVAVLTTEKSVVCNKEGIFFFENLRIGNYVLTVNCPGYLPQNVNVLVDNQGYTFKEILLTPE, encoded by the coding sequence ATGCTTATCTTTGTTGTTCAAACATTAGCAGAAATTCTAGCTGGAGGAACCTCACTTACCAGTACCGAGCAAATTGACTTTAGTCATCCTATTCATCGCAGGGAAGAGGGTGCAGGGCCAACTCTCAATTTGTATGTTTACGACTTACGAGAAAGTAAACAGATACAGCATTCGGGCAAACAAGTGGAACGCAAACTGACAAGCGATCTGCAACCTGCCACTATCAATTGGTCCCCTAGTTGGTTTGATGTCTCTATATTATTAACAGCTTGGGATAGAACTGCTTTGGGTGAGCATCACTTGTTGAGTGAAGCTTTAAATGTGCTGCTGCGCCATCGCTCTCTGCGAGAAGATTTTTTGGTTCCAGAATTGCGGGGTTATGGTAATTTGTCGATGACAGTTGCTCTTGATCCACCAATTGAGATTGGCTCTTTATGGAGCGCTCTCAATGTACCCTTGCGTACTGGGTTGTATTTGACAGTGACAGTACCCTTCGAGCCACAGGCGACTGTTGTGCCATTGGTTTGGGAACGAATTTTCAATTTACACAATCAAAATCATGCCAATGGTCATAACTCAGTGGTTTCCAGACGAGTAGCGATCGCCGGAATAGTGAAAAGTGCAGTAGATAACCAGCCTTTACTAGAGGCAACAGTTGCTGTCTTAACAACTGAAAAATCCGTAGTCTGTAATAAAGAAGGAATTTTCTTTTTTGAAAATCTACGTATAGGTAATTATGTTTTAACAGTAAATTGTCCCGGTTATTTACCTCAGAACGTCAATGTCTTGGTCGATAACCAAGGTTATACCTTCAAAGAAATCTTACTAACTCCTGAATAA